A region from the Nonlabens sp. YIK11 genome encodes:
- a CDS encoding SulP family inorganic anion transporter: MKLFSHIKGDLFGGLTAGIVALPLALAFGVQSGLGAVAGLYGAIFIGFFASLFGGTNTQISGPTAPMTAVSMVVIAGILQVNEGSIENALPAILAVFLMAGIFQVSLGALKLGKYIKYIPYPVVSGFMTGIGVIILITQILPAIGYNAGADEAYVRTFEPVAQESILNGILADEVDEDVLVIDDFQSAIARAQNITEEEIAAEAKSIAQSSSKGVIGTIKTLPRAIQNINWTELIIALVTIVIIFGFKKITTAIPSTLIALLGVSGAVYFLNVDAMKLGEIPSGFPMPNFEIITGFSFAEVSPYIFTALTLSLLGAIDSLLTSVVADNMTKTQHNPNQELIGQGIGNSIASLFGGIPGAGATIRTVVNINSGGRTKLSGMIAAVLLLIIVVALGSFASEIPNAVLAGILITVGIGVMDYKGLKALRSIPKSDVIIMFIVLILTVTWDLVYAVGIGLVIASLIFMKKMGDANAAKSKIKTLSRKDEYTNEDYSLVPLDLREEVFIKELDGPLFFGSTKDFQAMSQIIPPKATHVIIRMEKVPFMDQSGLFAFEDVSQALIKQGVTPLLAGLKEQPRYRLEAIDIIPDLISNDHVFDTYEECVGWVSQNVADTVGPDEV, encoded by the coding sequence ATGAAGCTATTTAGTCATATTAAAGGAGATCTTTTTGGAGGTCTAACCGCTGGAATCGTTGCCTTGCCGCTGGCGCTTGCCTTTGGTGTTCAGTCTGGATTGGGTGCGGTAGCCGGTTTGTATGGTGCTATATTCATCGGTTTTTTTGCATCACTTTTTGGAGGCACCAACACGCAGATTTCTGGGCCTACAGCGCCCATGACTGCCGTAAGCATGGTGGTTATTGCGGGAATACTGCAAGTGAACGAAGGCAGTATTGAGAATGCCTTACCAGCAATACTTGCCGTCTTTCTTATGGCAGGAATTTTCCAGGTAAGTTTGGGAGCGCTCAAGCTGGGTAAATACATCAAATACATTCCATATCCAGTAGTTTCTGGATTTATGACGGGAATAGGTGTGATCATTTTGATTACCCAAATTCTGCCAGCTATAGGTTACAATGCAGGAGCAGATGAAGCATACGTGAGAACCTTTGAGCCTGTCGCTCAAGAATCCATTCTCAATGGTATTCTAGCAGATGAGGTCGATGAGGACGTACTCGTCATCGATGACTTTCAATCGGCCATCGCACGCGCCCAAAATATTACCGAAGAGGAAATAGCTGCCGAAGCCAAATCCATAGCTCAAAGCTCCAGTAAAGGCGTCATAGGTACTATTAAAACCTTACCACGAGCCATACAAAATATCAACTGGACCGAGTTAATCATTGCGCTCGTTACCATCGTGATCATTTTTGGATTCAAGAAAATCACTACCGCCATTCCGTCCACTTTAATAGCCTTGTTGGGTGTTTCTGGAGCCGTGTACTTTTTGAATGTGGACGCGATGAAGTTGGGTGAGATTCCGTCAGGTTTTCCCATGCCCAATTTTGAGATCATCACGGGTTTCAGTTTTGCAGAGGTTTCACCCTATATTTTCACCGCACTAACGCTTTCCCTGTTGGGCGCCATAGATTCTTTGCTTACCAGCGTTGTTGCAGACAATATGACCAAAACCCAACACAACCCCAACCAGGAATTGATAGGTCAAGGAATAGGGAACAGTATCGCATCGCTTTTTGGTGGTATTCCAGGCGCTGGTGCTACGATCAGGACCGTTGTGAACATCAATTCTGGTGGTAGGACAAAACTCTCGGGAATGATTGCCGCAGTTTTGTTGCTCATTATTGTGGTCGCTTTAGGCAGTTTTGCCAGCGAGATTCCCAATGCAGTTCTAGCAGGAATATTGATTACCGTTGGTATAGGCGTTATGGATTACAAAGGGTTGAAAGCTCTGAGATCCATTCCTAAAAGCGATGTCATCATCATGTTTATCGTGCTTATTTTGACCGTTACTTGGGATCTGGTTTATGCCGTTGGAATAGGACTGGTCATTGCCAGTTTGATTTTCATGAAAAAAATGGGAGACGCAAATGCTGCAAAAAGTAAAATAAAAACGCTTTCGCGAAAGGATGAATACACCAACGAGGATTACTCCTTAGTACCATTGGACCTACGCGAAGAGGTATTTATCAAAGAGCTGGATGGACCACTGTTTTTTGGATCTACCAAAGACTTTCAGGCCATGTCACAAATCATTCCGCCCAAAGCCACGCACGTGATCATAAGGATGGAAAAAGTACCTTTCATGGATCAATCAGGATTGTTTGCGTTTGAAGATGTCTCACAGGCATTGATCAAGCAAGGTGTTACGCCTTTACTTGCTGGTTTGAAGGAACAACCACGCTACCGACTGGAGGCCATTGACATCATACCAGATTTGATTAGCAATGATCATGTATTTGACACCTATGAAGAATGTGTAGGTTGGGTGTCGCAAAACGTTGCAGATACGGTTGGACCTGATGAGGTTTGA
- a CDS encoding CvpA family protein, with protein sequence MNWLDIALLIFLLVGFWKGYLNGFFVELTSLVALVAAIYGSIHFSNYAGDWLMSHTEWDDSTITIVSFIITFVVIILVVTYVGKLVTKLVKTVQLSFINKIAGGAFGLVKLAFIASVILMFVNSAAGEIQIIDREVKEESLVYPYVEPVAPYLLPKILEQADELDRKIRGETDEIKEDSLVIAQLL encoded by the coding sequence ATGAATTGGTTAGACATTGCATTATTGATATTTCTATTGGTTGGATTCTGGAAAGGATACCTCAACGGCTTTTTTGTAGAATTGACTTCGCTTGTGGCTCTTGTAGCAGCCATTTACGGGTCCATTCACTTTTCTAATTATGCAGGCGACTGGCTCATGTCCCATACGGAATGGGATGATTCTACCATCACCATCGTGAGTTTTATCATCACGTTTGTGGTGATTATTCTGGTTGTGACCTATGTTGGTAAGCTTGTGACCAAGCTGGTCAAAACCGTCCAGCTCAGCTTTATAAATAAGATTGCTGGTGGCGCTTTTGGGTTGGTAAAACTAGCCTTTATCGCCAGTGTGATTTTGATGTTTGTCAACAGCGCTGCTGGTGAGATCCAAATCATCGACCGCGAGGTCAAGGAAGAAAGCTTGGTATATCCTTATGTTGAACCAGTGGCACCCTATTTACTTCCTAAAATTCTAGAACAAGCTGACGAACTGGATCGTAAGATAAGAGGAGAGACTGATGAAATCAAAGAGGATTCGTTAGTTATAGCCCAATTACTTTAA
- the hemC gene encoding hydroxymethylbilane synthase, producing MTKQIRIGTRDSELAMWQARTVQNELESRGHQTLLVPVKSQGDLNLDEPLYEMGITGIFTKTLDVALVKGEIDIAVHSLKDVPTQLPKGMIQAAVLERADQRDILVYKSTFNPDDHMTIATGSLRRKSQWLNMYPLHKVVDLRGNVNTRLAKLQNNTDWHAAIFAKAGLERINILKNLRGSYGLEYSHLDSFIPAPAQGAMMVAAMKENTDVVDAVAQLNHLDTQKCVDVERFFLRRLEGGCTAPIGAYAVIKQGRLHFTGCLLSLDGKQRIQTTGISESLDWHDLEEFAFAKAEHIFSNGGLKLMADIKESLK from the coding sequence ATGACTAAACAGATACGCATAGGAACTCGCGATAGTGAGCTGGCCATGTGGCAAGCACGCACGGTTCAAAACGAACTGGAATCACGAGGTCATCAAACCCTACTTGTTCCCGTAAAATCCCAAGGCGACCTCAATCTTGACGAGCCGCTGTACGAGATGGGAATTACTGGCATCTTTACCAAAACACTGGATGTTGCTCTGGTTAAAGGTGAGATCGATATTGCCGTTCACAGTCTTAAGGACGTGCCTACACAGTTGCCGAAAGGCATGATCCAGGCAGCCGTCCTGGAACGCGCTGACCAGCGCGATATCTTGGTTTATAAATCGACCTTCAATCCTGACGATCACATGACCATCGCCACGGGTAGTTTGCGACGCAAGTCGCAGTGGCTCAACATGTATCCTTTGCACAAGGTGGTGGATTTGCGCGGTAATGTAAACACCAGGCTCGCAAAACTGCAAAACAATACCGACTGGCATGCCGCTATATTTGCCAAAGCTGGTCTGGAACGCATCAATATCCTCAAGAATTTGCGCGGTTCCTATGGTCTGGAATATTCACATCTAGATAGTTTTATACCAGCACCAGCGCAAGGTGCCATGATGGTAGCCGCGATGAAGGAAAACACAGATGTGGTAGATGCCGTGGCACAGCTCAACCATCTCGACACTCAAAAATGTGTGGATGTCGAGCGTTTCTTTTTGCGCCGTCTGGAAGGTGGTTGTACCGCGCCCATAGGTGCCTATGCGGTCATTAAACAAGGTAGATTGCATTTCACAGGCTGCTTGTTATCGCTGGATGGAAAACAACGCATTCAGACTACCGGTATCTCAGAAAGCCTGGACTGGCACGATCTGGAAGAGTTCGCTTTCGCGAAAGCGGAACACATCTTCAGCAATGGTGGTTTAAAATTGATGGCAGATATTAAGGAGAGTTTGAAGTAA
- the hemA gene encoding glutamyl-tRNA reductase, with translation MPQVSGKSYKFYAIGISYRKADAEMRGSFALSDTGISNLLEQAKEEKIPSLAVISTCNRTELYGFAQHPNDLIQLLCAHSHGTMEEFEKVAYIHEEEAAIQHLFQVGTGLDSQILGDFEIIGQLKMTFKKSKKLGLLNAYMERLINAVIQASKRIKTETQLSSGATSVSFASVQYILNEVERAQEKKILLFGTGKIGRNTCENLIKHTQNKQITLINRTKDRAERIAGKFDLVVRDYAQLEEEIAGTDIMIVATGAQNPTVSKNLIVTNRPLLLLDLSIPRNVDPDVSELENVTLIHLDELSQITESTLQNREHFIPQAQEIIAEITAEFDAWRESRKFAPTMFALKNKLSLLKEAEIKSNRTKIDNFNQEQADVLADRIIQKIAGHFANHLRDEDENTQQAIELLNKVFKLDAQTIAHD, from the coding sequence ATGCCGCAAGTTTCGGGAAAATCTTATAAGTTCTATGCCATAGGCATCAGTTATCGCAAAGCCGATGCTGAGATGCGTGGTTCGTTCGCATTGAGCGATACCGGCATATCCAACTTATTGGAGCAGGCAAAAGAAGAAAAAATCCCATCACTTGCTGTCATTTCTACCTGTAACCGTACAGAGCTGTATGGATTTGCCCAGCATCCCAATGATTTAATCCAGCTACTTTGTGCCCATTCCCATGGGACCATGGAAGAGTTTGAGAAAGTGGCTTACATTCATGAGGAAGAGGCTGCAATCCAGCATCTATTTCAAGTAGGAACAGGTCTAGACAGTCAGATCTTAGGTGATTTTGAAATCATTGGACAGCTTAAGATGACTTTTAAAAAGTCCAAAAAATTGGGCTTGCTCAACGCCTATATGGAGCGTTTGATCAATGCGGTGATACAGGCCAGCAAACGCATCAAAACCGAAACCCAATTAAGCAGTGGTGCGACATCGGTTTCCTTTGCCAGCGTTCAATATATTTTGAATGAAGTAGAGCGCGCTCAAGAGAAGAAGATTTTGCTTTTTGGAACGGGAAAAATAGGCCGCAACACCTGTGAAAACCTGATCAAACACACACAGAACAAACAAATCACACTGATCAATCGTACCAAGGATCGCGCAGAGCGCATCGCTGGTAAGTTTGACCTGGTCGTGCGTGATTATGCACAGTTGGAAGAAGAAATCGCAGGAACAGATATTATGATTGTCGCTACTGGCGCACAAAACCCTACGGTTTCTAAAAATCTGATTGTTACGAATAGACCTTTGTTGCTATTGGATCTTTCCATACCACGCAACGTGGATCCTGATGTAAGCGAACTGGAAAATGTGACGCTCATTCATCTGGACGAGCTTTCTCAAATCACCGAAAGCACACTCCAAAACCGAGAGCATTTCATACCACAAGCGCAAGAAATCATTGCAGAGATCACGGCAGAGTTTGATGCCTGGCGCGAGTCTCGCAAATTTGCGCCTACCATGTTTGCCCTCAAGAATAAACTATCCTTACTCAAAGAGGCAGAAATCAAGAGCAACCGCACCAAAATCGACAACTTCAATCAAGAACAAGCCGATGTTCTTGCAGATCGTATCATTCAAAAAATTGCGGGTCATTTTGCTAACCATTTGCGCGATGAAGATGAAAACACACAGCAAGCCATTGAATTGCTCAACAAAGTCTTCAAACTAGACGCACAGACCATTGCGCATGACTAA
- a CDS encoding helix-turn-helix transcriptional regulator, with product MKNTAKGAAEVTHIEDGFQVVRIKNETAENVRFEHAVDRTFIQFHFCLKGNVQLAFNEGSYQLPLLEQNSYLLYNPTRDLPVNIDVSTNSWVIVVLVSIKKFHSLFSPDADHVSFLSAENRDKKYYVDGKVSPSMAVALHQLMNYNLNDAIKRLYFKGKSYELLSLYFNTKDDPDTESCPFLVDEKNMAKIKMAKDIIIERMTDPPSLSDLALEIGLSLKKLKEGFKEVYGDTVYGFLLDHKLEYARQLLDSGQHNVNEVGLKVGYSTGSHFISAFKKKYGTTPKKYVTAD from the coding sequence ATGAAAAATACCGCTAAAGGAGCTGCAGAAGTAACGCATATTGAAGATGGGTTTCAAGTGGTGCGCATCAAGAATGAAACCGCTGAAAATGTGAGGTTTGAGCATGCCGTGGACCGTACTTTTATACAGTTTCATTTCTGTTTGAAAGGTAACGTCCAGCTGGCTTTTAACGAAGGCAGTTATCAATTGCCGCTTCTAGAGCAAAATTCTTATTTGTTGTACAATCCTACCAGGGATTTACCAGTAAACATCGATGTATCGACCAATAGCTGGGTAATTGTTGTGTTGGTTTCCATCAAAAAATTTCACTCGTTGTTCTCTCCAGACGCAGATCACGTGAGCTTTTTAAGTGCAGAAAATCGGGATAAAAAATATTATGTGGATGGAAAGGTATCACCATCTATGGCTGTGGCGCTGCACCAATTGATGAATTACAATTTGAACGACGCGATCAAGCGTTTGTATTTCAAGGGTAAATCCTATGAATTGCTTTCGCTGTATTTCAATACTAAAGACGATCCAGATACAGAGTCCTGCCCATTTCTCGTGGATGAAAAAAACATGGCCAAAATCAAGATGGCCAAAGATATCATCATCGAGCGCATGACAGATCCTCCGTCACTATCAGATCTGGCATTGGAGATAGGTTTGTCGCTCAAGAAACTTAAAGAAGGTTTCAAGGAAGTGTACGGCGACACGGTTTATGGATTTTTGCTGGATCATAAACTGGAATATGCACGCCAGTTGCTGGACAGCGGTCAGCACAATGTCAATGAAGTTGGTCTAAAAGTAGGTTATAGTACCGGCAGCCATTTTATTAGTGCCTTTAAAAAGAAGTATGGAACGACGCCTAAGAAATATGTGACGGCTGATTGA
- a CDS encoding ATP-binding cassette domain-containing protein, with translation MDRHTLHIKNLHLSYGRKTILDQIDFKLKTGEIHGLLGLNGAGKSSLMQSLSGSNKKADYHAFVNEHSVDLTQQHLQHVAYLPQDPFVMKGVKVTDVVQFWYPDHEDQDKILYEPMLHSIHHKKVRILSMGERRFLEFLLVFYLPHPFLMLDEPFSGLAPLQIQRVQELIKEKGSQKGILMSDHYYKNILQITSHNWMLQHGKLSLIKTDEVDKVYRKK, from the coding sequence ATGGATAGGCATACACTTCATATCAAAAACCTCCATCTTTCCTACGGTCGCAAAACGATTCTAGACCAGATCGATTTCAAACTAAAAACCGGTGAGATACACGGCTTGTTGGGTTTAAATGGTGCTGGAAAGTCGTCGCTCATGCAAAGCCTCTCTGGCAGTAACAAAAAAGCAGATTACCATGCGTTTGTTAACGAGCACTCGGTTGATTTGACCCAACAGCATCTGCAGCATGTAGCTTATTTACCGCAAGATCCGTTTGTGATGAAAGGAGTCAAAGTGACAGATGTAGTTCAATTTTGGTATCCAGATCACGAAGATCAAGACAAGATCCTCTACGAGCCCATGTTGCATTCCATACACCACAAAAAAGTGCGCATTCTCTCCATGGGCGAGCGCCGCTTTTTAGAGTTTTTACTGGTGTTCTATTTACCGCATCCATTCCTCATGCTGGACGAGCCGTTTTCTGGACTAGCGCCCTTACAAATCCAGCGTGTGCAAGAACTCATCAAAGAAAAAGGATCCCAAAAAGGAATCCTTATGTCTGATCATTACTATAAAAACATTCTACAAATCACCTCACACAACTGGATGTTACAACATGGGAAATTATCCTTGATAAAGACAGATGAGGTTGATAAAGTTTACCGCAAGAAATAA
- a CDS encoding outer membrane beta-barrel protein: MSNTSTRSSRLPLFTTCILFLFFILGTQAQPKEGRFIEGSIGFGLTSPYEEAIDVLGNGFFVQGEYVIAMKSWFGIRPYVGFVTTKTDPESSDDAALGFKANTTALLLGGKIRLAAPIPYVAPYFEVGYGMSIGKFETLTRTYDIDKSGVVGHIPVTLGLALGKNHEVEVEFTYFFQNSVEQFTGAAAIGLSFPIGNPSNQN, encoded by the coding sequence ATGTCAAATACATCTACTCGCTCATCTCGCTTGCCGCTTTTTACCACTTGCATTCTTTTCTTGTTTTTCATTTTAGGAACTCAAGCTCAACCTAAAGAAGGTCGGTTTATTGAGGGCTCCATCGGTTTTGGTCTAACTTCGCCTTACGAAGAGGCTATTGACGTGTTGGGAAATGGTTTTTTTGTCCAAGGAGAATACGTCATTGCCATGAAAAGTTGGTTCGGGATCAGACCTTATGTAGGCTTTGTGACCACCAAAACAGATCCAGAATCTTCTGATGACGCTGCATTAGGTTTCAAAGCAAACACCACGGCTTTATTGTTGGGCGGTAAAATTAGACTGGCAGCACCTATTCCTTATGTAGCTCCGTATTTTGAAGTAGGCTATGGGATGTCTATCGGTAAATTTGAAACGCTGACACGAACTTATGACATTGATAAAAGCGGTGTCGTAGGCCACATACCAGTGACACTAGGTCTAGCTCTTGGTAAAAATCACGAGGTTGAAGTCGAGTTTACCTACTTCTTTCAAAATTCTGTGGAACAATTTACTGGTGCTGCTGCTATAGGGTTAAGCTTTCCTATTGGCAATCCTTCAAACCAAAATTGA
- a CDS encoding histone deacetylase, which yields MLPIAFHPIYKHPLPEGHRFPMIKYELLPEQLKLEGIATEADFFEPSKLCEDVDVLRVHTAKYLDDLKNLTLDKRAARKLGFPLSKELVSRELRIAQGTIEGCLKAIDHKVAMNIAGGTHHAYTDHGEAFCLLNDQAIAARYLQHHGLAEKILIVDLDVHQGNGTAEIFTGDDSVFTFSMHGASNYPFKKETSDLDIALPDGTDDEAFLKELRHHLPDLIAQQKPHFIFYLAGVDVLSTDKLGRLGLTPQGCKMRDEYSFSAFAKANHISKPFIPVQCSMGGGYSPEIKIIIDAHTNTYRAARDILL from the coding sequence ATGCTTCCCATCGCATTTCATCCTATTTATAAGCATCCGTTACCAGAAGGGCATCGATTCCCCATGATCAAATACGAATTGTTACCAGAGCAATTAAAATTAGAAGGTATTGCAACCGAAGCCGATTTTTTTGAACCCAGCAAATTGTGCGAGGATGTTGATGTCCTACGAGTTCACACGGCTAAATATCTGGACGACCTTAAAAACCTGACGCTGGACAAGCGTGCCGCGCGCAAACTGGGCTTTCCGTTAAGTAAAGAATTGGTCAGTAGAGAATTGCGCATCGCTCAAGGCACCATTGAAGGCTGTCTCAAGGCTATCGACCACAAGGTCGCCATGAATATTGCTGGTGGCACGCACCATGCCTATACCGATCATGGCGAGGCGTTTTGCCTGCTCAATGATCAAGCCATTGCTGCAAGATATTTGCAACACCATGGACTTGCTGAAAAGATTTTGATCGTGGATCTGGACGTACATCAGGGAAATGGAACGGCAGAAATCTTTACCGGCGACGACAGCGTGTTCACTTTTTCCATGCATGGCGCGAGTAACTATCCGTTTAAAAAGGAAACCTCAGATCTGGATATCGCCTTGCCTGATGGTACGGATGACGAGGCTTTCCTGAAAGAGCTGCGCCACCATCTGCCAGATTTGATTGCACAACAAAAACCTCACTTTATCTTCTACCTCGCTGGCGTTGATGTGTTGAGCACTGATAAACTGGGCAGATTGGGCCTGACACCTCAAGGTTGTAAGATGCGCGATGAGTATAGTTTTTCCGCTTTCGCGAAAGCGAACCACATCTCAAAACCTTTCATACCCGTACAATGCAGTATGGGCGGCGGCTACTCACCAGAGATCAAGATCATCATTGACGCGCATACCAATACCTATCGCGCGGCAAGAGATATTCTATTGTAA
- the hflX gene encoding GTPase HflX, with protein sequence MLETDNHEYEKAILIGVITQSQDEEKLNEYMDELEFLAYTAGATVRKRFSQKMAKPNPKTFIGTGKMEEIQAYVKAHDIDTVIFDDELSPAQQRNIEKALEAKIIDRTYLILDIFAQRAQTSYARTQVELAQYEYLLPRLVGLWTHLERQKGGIGMRGPGETEIETDRRIVRDRITLLKAKLIKIDKQMATQRGNRGQLVRVALVGYTNVGKSTLMNVVSKSDVFAENKLFATLDTTVRKVVVGNLPFLLTDTVGFIRKLPTQLVESFKSTLDEVRESDLLLHVVDISHESFEDHIASVNKILDEIDAIDKPTIMVFNKIDKYQPEDYDETDLMVERTSVHYSLEEWKNTWMSRTGDDVIFISAIEKENMEQFRKKVYDKVREIHVSRFPYNAFLYPDIMGEEE encoded by the coding sequence ATGCTAGAAACTGATAATCACGAATACGAAAAGGCCATTCTCATAGGTGTGATCACGCAATCACAAGATGAGGAAAAGCTCAATGAATATATGGACGAGCTGGAGTTCCTTGCCTATACGGCAGGTGCGACGGTGCGTAAAAGATTTAGCCAGAAAATGGCAAAGCCCAACCCCAAGACCTTTATTGGGACTGGAAAGATGGAAGAGATACAGGCCTATGTCAAGGCCCACGATATAGATACCGTCATCTTTGATGATGAACTATCGCCTGCTCAACAACGCAATATTGAAAAAGCGCTGGAGGCAAAAATCATTGACCGTACTTATTTGATTCTGGACATATTTGCGCAACGCGCACAAACCAGTTATGCACGTACTCAAGTGGAGCTGGCTCAATATGAATACCTCTTACCTAGACTTGTGGGATTATGGACTCACCTGGAAAGACAAAAAGGTGGTATAGGTATGCGTGGTCCTGGTGAGACAGAAATTGAAACAGATAGACGTATCGTAAGGGATCGAATCACCTTACTCAAAGCAAAGCTGATCAAGATTGACAAGCAAATGGCCACTCAACGCGGTAATCGCGGTCAACTGGTACGTGTTGCCTTGGTAGGTTATACCAATGTTGGTAAAAGCACCCTGATGAATGTGGTGTCAAAAAGTGATGTTTTTGCCGAAAACAAACTTTTTGCAACGCTAGACACCACCGTGAGAAAAGTGGTAGTCGGGAATTTACCTTTTCTGTTAACAGACACGGTTGGGTTTATACGCAAACTACCTACACAGCTGGTAGAGTCCTTTAAATCAACCCTAGATGAGGTAAGAGAGTCTGACTTACTGTTGCATGTGGTTGACATCTCACACGAGTCCTTTGAAGATCACATAGCGTCCGTGAATAAAATTTTGGATGAGATTGACGCCATTGATAAGCCTACGATTATGGTGTTCAACAAAATCGATAAATACCAACCAGAAGATTATGATGAAACTGACCTTATGGTAGAGCGCACCTCAGTTCACTACTCTTTAGAAGAATGGAAAAACACCTGGATGTCAAGAACTGGCGATGATGTGATTTTTATAAGCGCTATCGAGAAGGAGAACATGGAGCAGTTCCGTAAGAAGGTGTACGATAAGGTGAGAGAAATACACGTGTCTCGATTCCCATACAATGCTTTTCTATATCCTGATATCATGGGAGAAGAAGAGTAA
- a CDS encoding DUF3078 domain-containing protein has translation MRILMCLLLFLTSMVKLQAQDAGDEDVNQNGWKNTGKLQFLFNQSAFNADWTGGGTSSIAGSFAADLDFNYTEDRIAWENSISAEYGLTIQENEKFTRKTNDRIELNSVIGYEVNENDDTAYYSFFINAMTQATKGYVYATNEDGEITRTERTNMFSPGYFQAGPGFLYKKNKMLTLNIAPSTARLIMVDDMFTSAENYEDGSYFGVAAGESRRYELGASINAVYKLKIMDNITMDNKLLIYSNYLDKPGNVDINYATNINMKVNDYISAKLIFQAIYDDNAVGAFQIREVSGLGLNYTL, from the coding sequence ATGAGAATATTGATGTGCCTTTTACTTTTTCTAACCTCGATGGTAAAGCTACAGGCTCAAGATGCTGGAGATGAAGACGTAAACCAAAACGGCTGGAAAAACACCGGCAAACTCCAGTTTCTATTCAATCAATCTGCCTTTAATGCAGACTGGACCGGTGGCGGCACATCCAGTATTGCGGGCAGTTTTGCAGCAGACCTTGATTTTAATTATACAGAAGATCGCATTGCATGGGAAAACAGCATTAGTGCAGAATACGGTCTAACCATTCAAGAAAATGAGAAGTTTACCCGCAAGACCAATGATAGAATAGAACTTAACAGCGTCATAGGCTATGAAGTCAATGAAAATGACGACACGGCCTACTATTCGTTCTTTATCAACGCAATGACGCAAGCGACTAAAGGCTATGTCTATGCCACAAATGAAGATGGTGAGATCACAAGAACAGAGCGCACTAACATGTTTTCTCCTGGGTATTTTCAAGCTGGCCCAGGATTTTTGTACAAAAAGAATAAGATGCTTACGCTTAATATAGCGCCATCGACTGCACGATTGATCATGGTGGATGACATGTTTACCAGTGCAGAAAATTATGAGGACGGCAGTTACTTTGGCGTGGCAGCTGGAGAAAGTAGACGTTATGAACTAGGCGCCTCCATTAATGCGGTGTACAAGCTCAAGATCATGGACAACATTACCATGGACAACAAGCTGCTCATATATTCTAACTACTTGGATAAACCAGGAAACGTCGATATCAATTATGCGACTAACATCAATATGAAGGTCAACGATTACATTAGTGCCAAGTTGATCTTTCAAGCCATCTATGACGATAACGCCGTTGGTGCCTTCCAGATACGCGAGGTTTCTGGATTAGGGTTGAATTATACCTTGTAA
- a CDS encoding DUF3078 domain-containing protein, translating to MKKLLLSALLLAMVATTQAQDADPDAQPQGWSKGGTFQLLFNQSAFNAEWTGGGTSSIAGNAGINYDFNYLEGRTTWDSKIIAEYGITKQDGDDFTRKTNDRLEFNSVYGYKVSEESKWSYSFFFNALTQFTKGYTFSEDPDTGETIRTERTHILSPGYFQAGPGMLYKRDENFSVNIAPATARLIVVDDQFTSGVDYQDGAYFGVDAGESSRFEFGASVNALYKFDIAENITMDNVLLLYSNYLDKPGNVDINYSAAVNMKVNEWLSANLIFQAIYDDNAVGAFQIREVFGLGLNYKL from the coding sequence ATGAAAAAACTTCTACTTTCTGCCCTATTGCTAGCAATGGTGGCAACCACACAGGCACAAGATGCAGATCCTGATGCTCAACCACAAGGTTGGTCAAAAGGCGGTACGTTTCAATTACTGTTCAATCAATCTGCTTTTAATGCAGAATGGACTGGTGGCGGTACTTCCAGTATTGCTGGAAACGCAGGAATCAATTACGATTTTAATTACCTAGAGGGTCGCACCACTTGGGACAGTAAGATCATAGCAGAGTACGGTATCACTAAGCAAGATGGTGATGACTTTACTCGCAAGACCAACGACAGGTTGGAATTCAATTCGGTTTATGGGTATAAAGTGTCTGAGGAAAGCAAGTGGTCTTATTCCTTCTTCTTTAATGCACTTACTCAATTTACTAAAGGATACACATTTAGTGAAGATCCTGATACTGGCGAGACAATTCGCACCGAGCGTACTCATATTCTTTCTCCAGGATACTTTCAGGCTGGTCCAGGTATGCTGTATAAGAGAGACGAAAATTTCTCTGTAAACATCGCACCTGCAACTGCAAGATTGATTGTTGTTGACGATCAATTTACATCTGGAGTTGATTATCAAGATGGTGCGTACTTTGGTGTAGATGCAGGTGAGAGTTCCAGATTTGAATTTGGTGCCTCTGTAAATGCATTGTACAAATTTGATATTGCAGAAAACATCACCATGGACAATGTCCTATTGCTGTACTCCAACTACCTGGACAAACCAGGAAATGTGGACATCAACTACTCTGCAGCAGTGAACATGAAAGTCAACGAGTGGCTAAGTGCCAACTTGATTTTCCAAGCGATTTATGACGACAATGCCGTTGGAGCCTTCCAGATACGTGAGGTGTTTGGATTGGGACTTAACTACAAACTATAG